The Gymnogyps californianus isolate 813 chromosome 5, ASM1813914v2, whole genome shotgun sequence genome contains a region encoding:
- the CELF1 gene encoding CUGBP Elav-like family member 1, whose product MAAFKLDFLPEMMVDHCSLNASPVSKKMNGTLDHPDQPDLDAIKMFVGQVPRSWCEKDLRELFEQYGAVYEINVLRDRSQNPPQSKGCCFVTFYTRKAALEAQNALHNMKILPGMHHPIQMKPADSEKSNAVEDRKLFIGMISKKCNENDIRVMFSPFGQIEECRILRGPDGLSRGCAFVTFTTRAMAQTAIKAMHQAQTMEGCSSPIVVKFADTQKDKEQKRIAQQLQQQMQQISAASVWGNLAGLNTLGPQYLALYLQLLQQTAAASSGNLNTLSSLHPMGGLNAMQLQNLAALAAAASAAQNTPSGTAALTSSSSPLSVLTSSVAGSSPSSSSSSSVNPMASLGALQTLAGATAGLNVSSLAGMAALNGGLGSGGLSNGTGSTMEALTQAYSGIQQYAAAALPTLYNQSLLTQQSIGAAGSQKEGPEGANLFIYHLPQEFGDQDLLQMFMPFGNVVSAKVFIDKQTNLSKCFGFVSYDNPVSAQAAIQSMNGFQIGMKRLKVQLKRSKNDSKPY is encoded by the exons ATGGCTGCGTTCAAGTTGGATTTCCTCCCAGAGATGATGGTGGACCATTGCTCCTTGAATGCTAGCCCTGT ctcaaagaaaatgaatggcACACTGGATCACCCAGACCAACCTGATCTAGATGCTATCAAGATGTTTGTGGGTCAGGTCCCCCGGAGCTGGTGTGAGAAGGATCTAAGAGAACTTTTTGAACAGTATGGTGCTGTCTATGAAATCAATGTCTTGAGGGACAGGAGCCAAAACCCTCCTCAAAGCAAAG GGTGctgttttgttacattttataCCCGTAAAGCTGCACTAGAAGCACAGAATGCTCTTCACAACATGAAGATCCTCCCAGGG atgcACCATCCTATCCAGATGAAACCAGCTGACAGTGAAAAGAGTAATG CAGTAGAAGATAGGAAGTTGTTTATTGGAATGATATCCAAGAAGTGCAATGAAAATGATATCCGAGTGATGTTCTCCCCCTTTGGGCAGATTGAAGAATGCAGGATATTACGGGGCCCAGATGGCCTGAGCCGAG GTTGTGCGTTTGTGACTTTTACAACAAGAGCCATGGCACAAACAGCAATCAAAGCAATGCACCAAGCACAAACTATGGAG GGTTGCTCTTCTCCCATTGTGGTAAAATTTGCAGACACGCAGAAGGACAAAGAGCAGAAACGAATTGCTCAGCAACTCCAGCAACAAATGCAACAGATCAGTGCTGCCTCAGTATGGGGAAACCTGGCTGGTCTCAACACACTTGGACCCCAATACTTAGCA CTTTATttgcagctccttcagcagacAGCAGCTGCGTCATCTGGGAACCTGAACACATTGAGCAGCCTCCACCCAATGGGAG GACTGAATGCGATGCAATTACAGAACCTGGCTGCATTAGCAGCTGCGGCCAGTGCAGCTCAGAATACACCAAGTGGTACTGCTGCACTCACTTCCTCCAGCAGTCCCCTGAGTGTGCTCACCAGCTCAG TTG CAGGTTCCTCACCTAGCTCCAGTAGCAGCTCCTCTGTTAATCCAATGGCTTCTCTTGGAGCATTGCAGACGCTGGCAGGGGCTACAGCAGGCCTCAACGTTAGCTCTTTGGCAG GAATGGCAGCCTTAAATGGAGGACTTGGCAGTGGTGGTCTCTCAAATGGGACAGGTAGCACAATGGAAGCCCTCACGCAGGCTTATTCTGGAATCCAGCaatatgctgctgctgcattgcCCACACTCTATAACCAGAGTCTCTTAACACAGCAGAGTATTGGTGCAGCGGGAAGTCAAAAGGAAG GTCCGGAGGGAGCCAATCTGTTTATCTACCATCTCCCCCAGGAGTTTGGGGATCAGGATCTGCTGCAGATGTTCATGCCATTTGGAAATGTCGTCTCTGCCAAGGTTTTCATTGACAAGCAGACCAATCTAAGCAAGTGTTTTG gtTTTGTAAGTTACGACAATCCTGTCTCTGCACAGGCTGCCATTCAGTCAATGAACGGCTTTCAGATTGGCATGAAGCGTCTGAAAGTACAGCTCAAGCGCTCTAAGAATGACAGCAAGCCATACTGA